One genomic segment of Suttonella sp. R2A3 includes these proteins:
- the guaB gene encoding IMP dehydrogenase: MRIIEEALTFDDVLLVPDFSDILPRDVNLSVPLARDIVLNIPIISAAMDTVSEARLAIALAQLGGMAIIHKNMTPAEQAAEVRKVKRFESGVIRDPLTIGPNNTVGDVREVTRTHAFSGLPVLDDETGKLIGIVTRRDIRYTEDDRLVRDVMTPQDRLITVKEGATQQEVKAILQKNRIEKALVVDDEFNLRGLITVKDIRSARNYPQACKDKNESLRVGAAIGPGGDADERIALLMEAGVDLITIDTAHGHSKGVIDKVAEVRQRFPDLPIMAGNIATAEAAIALADAGADVVKVGIGPGSICTTRIVAGVGVPQITAIDVVSEAVAGRGVTVVGDGGIRYSGDVAKAIVAGASAIMVGGLLAGTEESPGEVELFQGRSYKSYRGMGSLGAMSAGSADRYFQSGKQAEKLVPEGIEGRVPYKGSLSGVIEQLIGGLRSSMGYVGCHNLAEMRSKPRFVRITNAGVQESHVHDVTITKEPPNYQRH, from the coding sequence ATGCGCATCATCGAAGAAGCCCTTACTTTTGACGACGTTCTGCTGGTTCCGGATTTTTCCGATATTCTACCCCGCGACGTTAATCTTTCTGTGCCTTTAGCACGCGATATTGTCCTTAATATTCCTATCATTTCTGCCGCGATGGATACAGTGAGTGAGGCGCGTTTAGCGATTGCACTCGCCCAACTCGGTGGGATGGCGATCATTCATAAAAATATGACCCCAGCTGAACAGGCCGCCGAAGTGCGCAAAGTGAAGCGCTTTGAATCCGGGGTCATTCGTGATCCGCTGACTATCGGACCGAATAATACTGTTGGTGACGTGCGCGAAGTAACGCGGACGCATGCGTTTTCAGGCCTCCCTGTGCTTGATGATGAAACCGGCAAACTGATCGGTATTGTCACCCGCCGCGATATTCGCTACACCGAAGATGATCGTTTGGTGCGCGATGTCATGACCCCACAAGATCGCTTGATAACAGTTAAAGAAGGCGCCACTCAGCAAGAAGTTAAAGCGATTTTGCAAAAAAACCGCATTGAAAAAGCACTGGTGGTTGATGATGAATTTAACCTGCGCGGCTTGATTACTGTAAAAGATATCCGTAGCGCGCGAAATTACCCACAGGCATGTAAGGATAAGAACGAAAGTCTGCGTGTCGGCGCGGCGATTGGCCCAGGCGGTGATGCTGATGAGCGTATCGCCTTATTAATGGAAGCGGGCGTGGATTTAATCACCATTGATACCGCGCATGGTCACTCAAAAGGGGTGATCGATAAAGTCGCAGAAGTGCGTCAACGCTTCCCTGATCTTCCGATTATGGCAGGCAATATCGCTACCGCAGAAGCAGCGATTGCTTTAGCAGATGCGGGTGCGGATGTGGTGAAAGTTGGGATTGGTCCTGGCTCAATTTGTACCACACGTATCGTGGCTGGCGTTGGTGTGCCGCAGATTACCGCAATCGATGTCGTTTCTGAAGCGGTTGCTGGACGTGGCGTAACTGTGGTTGGCGATGGCGGTATCCGCTATTCTGGTGATGTCGCTAAAGCGATTGTCGCTGGTGCGAGCGCGATTATGGTCGGCGGCTTACTCGCAGGTACCGAAGAATCACCAGGTGAGGTTGAGCTATTCCAAGGGCGTTCGTATAAATCTTATCGTGGCATGGGCTCATTAGGGGCTATGTCGGCAGGTTCAGCAGACCGCTATTTCCAATCAGGCAAACAAGCAGAAAAATTGGTGCCGGAAGGTATTGAAGGGCGTGTGCCGTATAAAGGTTCATTGTCTGGGGTGATTGAACAGCTTATTGGCGGCTTGCGCTCTTCTATGGGTTATGTCGGTTGTCATAATTTAGCGGAAATGCGCAGCAAGCCACGTTTTGTCAGAATCACTAACGCTGGCGTGCAAGAATCGCATGTCCATGATGTAACGATTACCAAAGAACCACCAAACTATCAAAGACACTAA
- the rnt gene encoding ribonuclease T, whose amino-acid sequence MSDTLISQRFRNFLPVVVDVETGGFNSAKDALLEVAATFVNYDEHGHLHLVDTLHYHVKPFADANIDPESLKITGIDPYHPLRPAWDEAKVAEKLFGAIRTYQKQQGCSRTILVGHNAQFDLGFINALAERTNYQRNPFHPFSALDTVSLGALAYGQTVLARIAQYAGFEYDSKQAHGAKYDTELTAKIFCHIVNTWHDKVGALIKP is encoded by the coding sequence ATGAGCGATACGTTAATTAGCCAGCGCTTTCGTAATTTTTTGCCTGTTGTGGTCGATGTGGAAACCGGCGGCTTCAACTCGGCAAAAGATGCTTTGCTTGAAGTTGCGGCGACTTTTGTCAACTACGATGAACATGGTCACTTGCACTTGGTTGATACCTTGCATTACCACGTTAAGCCGTTTGCTGATGCCAATATCGACCCTGAATCGCTGAAAATTACCGGTATTGACCCTTATCACCCGCTGCGCCCAGCCTGGGATGAGGCAAAAGTGGCTGAGAAACTCTTTGGTGCGATTCGTACCTATCAAAAACAGCAGGGCTGTTCGCGTACCATCTTGGTCGGGCATAACGCACAATTTGATCTCGGTTTTATCAATGCCCTCGCTGAGCGCACGAATTATCAACGTAACCCGTTTCATCCATTTAGCGCTTTAGATACGGTATCACTTGGCGCACTCGCTTATGGACAAACCGTGCTCGCGCGCATCGCACAATATGCTGGATTTGAATACGACAGCAAGCAAGCGCATGGCGCGAAATACGACACTGAGCTCACCGCCAAGATTTTCTGCCATATTGTGAATACGTGGCATGATAAGGTTGGTGCTTTGATTAAGCCGTAA
- the hemF gene encoding oxygen-dependent coproporphyrinogen oxidase, which produces MQRINQDNIAAVTHYLKGLQARICQALEAEEQAGGADGASDARFIADDWDRITDGKHQGSGRSCVLEEGQVVEKGGVMFSHIHIDHLPAAASDRYPELAGARAEAMGVSLVIHPKNPHVPTSHANVRLIVAYPKDETKPPVWWFGGGFDLTPFYPVDADCKAWHQTCYDLCKPFGEDIYPAYKQWCDEYFYLKHRDEQRGIGGLFYDDLNASTEVGSGLDGKGWDFESCFAFMQAVGDGYLNAIIPIFQNNKNKPYTDEQREFQLYRRGRYVEYNLVYDRGTIFGLQSGGRIESILVSLPNLVSWHYRKEYAEGTAEHKLGEYLKPRDWLA; this is translated from the coding sequence ATGCAACGTATTAACCAAGACAATATTGCCGCCGTCACGCACTATTTAAAAGGTTTGCAGGCGCGTATTTGTCAGGCGCTAGAAGCTGAAGAGCAAGCAGGTGGCGCTGATGGCGCGAGCGATGCACGTTTTATCGCCGATGATTGGGATAGAATCACTGATGGCAAACACCAGGGCAGTGGGCGCTCATGTGTTTTAGAAGAAGGGCAGGTGGTTGAAAAAGGTGGGGTGATGTTTAGTCATATCCACATTGACCACTTACCAGCAGCAGCTTCTGATCGTTACCCAGAGCTTGCTGGCGCACGCGCCGAAGCCATGGGTGTGTCACTAGTCATTCACCCCAAAAATCCGCATGTGCCCACCTCTCATGCCAATGTGCGCTTAATAGTTGCTTACCCCAAAGATGAAACCAAACCGCCTGTGTGGTGGTTTGGTGGCGGGTTTGATCTAACACCGTTTTACCCCGTAGATGCTGACTGTAAAGCTTGGCATCAAACGTGTTATGACCTTTGTAAACCTTTTGGTGAAGATATCTATCCAGCTTACAAACAGTGGTGCGATGAGTATTTTTATTTAAAGCATAGAGATGAGCAGCGCGGTATCGGTGGCTTGTTTTATGATGATCTTAATGCCTCAACCGAAGTCGGCAGCGGTCTTGATGGCAAAGGGTGGGACTTTGAGAGCTGCTTTGCTTTTATGCAAGCGGTTGGTGATGGCTACCTAAACGCCATTATTCCCATCTTTCAAAACAATAAAAACAAACCTTACACCGACGAGCAACGTGAATTTCAGCTCTACCGCCGTGGCCGTTATGTCGAGTACAACTTAGTGTATGACCGTGGCACTATTTTTGGTCTGCAATCCGGTGGGCGTATCGAATCGATCTTGGTCAGTTTGCCCAATCTTGTCAGCTGGCATTACCGTAAAGAGTACGCTGAAGGAACCGCTGAACATAAACTCGGTGAATACTTAAAACCTAGAGATTGGTTAGCTTAG
- the guaA gene encoding glutamine-hydrolyzing GMP synthase, producing MTSKQHGIHAEKILILDFGSQYTQLIARRVREANVYSEIYAWDADPQAIREFNPQGIILSGGPESTTIDDGPRAPEVVFELGVPVLGICYGMQTLAVQLGGKVETAAKQEFGYAHITVQGETDLFAALDSSAGFDVWMSHGDHVVALPEDMHVVAGSDNAPIAAIAHNSKPYFGLQFHPEVTHTPQGTAMLSAFVHKVCGCRGQWTTGQFIEENTSAIRQQVGDDHVVLGLSGGVDSSVVAALLHEAIGEQLTCVFVDTGLLRLNEGDEVMAVFAQNMGVNVIRVNAQQRYFDALAGITDPEEKRKIIGRLFVEIFDEEAAKIDGVHWLAQGTIYPDVIESAGSATGKAHVIKSHHNVGGLPEDMKLKLLEPLRELFKDEVRELGVALGLPAEMLYRHPFPGPGLGVRVLGEVKEEYVRLLQKADAIFIAALREHGLYDKTSQAFAVFLPVRSVGVMGDGRRYDYVIALRAVETIDFMTARWAHLPYDFLDDVSRAIINEINGISRVVYDISGKPPATIEWE from the coding sequence ATGACGAGTAAGCAGCACGGCATTCATGCCGAGAAAATCCTGATTTTAGATTTTGGCTCACAATACACCCAGCTGATCGCCCGACGGGTACGCGAAGCGAATGTGTATAGCGAAATTTATGCTTGGGACGCCGATCCACAAGCAATTCGCGAGTTTAACCCACAAGGGATTATTTTATCCGGTGGCCCAGAATCTACCACCATTGATGATGGCCCTCGTGCGCCGGAGGTTGTGTTTGAGCTGGGTGTACCGGTATTGGGTATTTGCTACGGCATGCAAACACTCGCTGTGCAGCTTGGTGGCAAGGTGGAAACTGCTGCTAAACAAGAGTTTGGCTACGCACATATCACTGTACAAGGGGAAACCGATTTATTTGCCGCGCTTGACTCCAGCGCTGGCTTTGATGTGTGGATGAGCCATGGCGATCATGTGGTGGCTTTACCCGAAGATATGCACGTGGTGGCTGGCTCTGATAATGCGCCGATTGCTGCGATTGCCCATAATAGCAAGCCGTATTTTGGTCTGCAGTTTCATCCGGAAGTCACCCATACACCGCAAGGCACTGCCATGCTTAGTGCGTTTGTTCACAAAGTGTGCGGCTGCCGTGGACAATGGACTACTGGGCAATTTATCGAAGAAAATACGAGTGCGATTCGTCAGCAAGTTGGCGATGATCATGTCGTCTTAGGACTTTCTGGTGGCGTAGATTCGTCAGTGGTTGCCGCATTATTACATGAAGCAATTGGTGAACAACTCACTTGTGTGTTTGTGGATACCGGTTTATTGCGCCTTAATGAAGGCGATGAAGTGATGGCTGTGTTTGCACAAAATATGGGCGTAAACGTCATCCGCGTGAATGCGCAGCAGCGCTATTTTGATGCCTTGGCAGGAATTACAGACCCAGAAGAAAAGCGCAAAATTATCGGCCGGTTATTCGTTGAGATTTTTGATGAAGAAGCGGCAAAAATTGATGGCGTTCACTGGTTGGCACAAGGCACCATTTATCCGGATGTGATCGAATCAGCTGGTAGCGCAACCGGTAAAGCGCATGTGATCAAATCGCATCACAATGTGGGTGGCTTGCCTGAAGATATGAAGCTTAAACTCCTCGAGCCACTGCGTGAACTCTTTAAAGACGAAGTGCGCGAGCTTGGTGTGGCCCTAGGTCTGCCTGCTGAAATGCTTTACCGTCATCCGTTCCCAGGCCCGGGTTTAGGCGTTCGTGTGTTAGGTGAAGTCAAAGAAGAATACGTCCGTTTGCTGCAAAAAGCCGATGCGATCTTTATCGCGGCACTGCGCGAACACGGCTTATACGATAAAACCAGTCAGGCATTTGCGGTGTTCTTGCCAGTGCGCTCAGTAGGCGTCATGGGCGACGGTCGTCGTTATGATTATGTGATTGCGTTACGCGCGGTGGAAACGATTGATTTTATGACCGCGCGTTGGGCGCACCTGCCCTATGATTTTCTTGACGATGTGTCGCGCGCGATCATTAACGAAATCAACGGTATCTCTCGCGTGGTCTATGATATCTCGGGTAAACCACCAGCCACCATTGAGTGGGAATAG
- a CDS encoding RluA family pseudouridine synthase, with amino-acid sequence MSEIDTSRVHYLTISAEDDGQRVDNFIRKRYPNLPKSRIYQMLRKGEARLNKKRLKPTSRIAAGDQLRLPPIPEGERVAQWIPPQWQKTVAESVLYEDDNFLILNKPAGLPVHGGSAQQYGMIDIVRAEWGEHYAELAHRLDRDTSGCLVLGKHRQALSAFQQLMNDGAVEKRYWALVRGQWDAHCTEVTLQLHKEAEKIVVREGGKTAKTYFHISREFSEMTLIEAMLETGRTHQIRVTTSHLNHPIAGDDKYGDWSFNQSICERGYRGMFLHARSIRFTYQDTLIHVQAALPQAAKDLLEQLEKKS; translated from the coding sequence ATGAGCGAAATTGACACCAGTCGTGTACATTATCTAACAATTAGTGCTGAAGATGATGGGCAACGCGTGGATAACTTTATCCGCAAGCGTTATCCAAACTTGCCTAAAAGCCGCATCTACCAGATGTTGCGTAAAGGTGAGGCGCGACTAAATAAGAAACGTTTGAAGCCAACCAGCAGGATAGCTGCTGGCGATCAGCTACGTTTACCGCCAATCCCTGAAGGCGAGCGCGTGGCGCAATGGATTCCGCCGCAATGGCAAAAGACGGTCGCAGAAAGCGTGCTTTATGAAGACGATAATTTCTTAATCCTCAATAAACCGGCAGGATTACCGGTGCATGGCGGCAGTGCACAGCAATATGGGATGATTGATATTGTGCGCGCCGAGTGGGGTGAGCATTATGCTGAACTCGCGCACCGTTTAGACCGGGACACATCAGGCTGTTTGGTGCTCGGTAAGCATCGTCAAGCATTGAGTGCCTTTCAGCAATTAATGAATGATGGTGCGGTGGAAAAGCGTTATTGGGCGCTGGTTCGAGGTCAGTGGGACGCGCACTGTACGGAAGTAACTTTGCAGTTACATAAAGAAGCCGAAAAAATAGTGGTGCGAGAAGGCGGTAAGACCGCCAAAACCTATTTTCATATCTCACGAGAATTCTCTGAGATGACACTTATTGAAGCGATGCTCGAAACCGGTCGCACCCATCAAATACGGGTTACCACCAGTCATCTTAATCATCCGATAGCCGGTGATGATAAATATGGGGATTGGTCATTTAATCAATCGATTTGCGAGCGCGGCTATCGCGGGATGTTTTTACATGCACGCTCAATCCGTTTTACTTATCAAGACACACTCATTCATGTGCAGGCAGCATTGCCGCAAGCCGCTAAGGACCTACTCGAACAACTGGAGAAAAAATCGTGA
- a CDS encoding nucleoside triphosphate pyrophosphatase, producing MHIILASTSPYRRHILHNLRLNVRTAAPNIDETPLEDEPPQALVARLAALKAQAIEAPESAFVIGSDQVATLDNAILGKPHTVERAQAQLQKFSGREVVFYTGLCVRQGTTIRTIVEPFSVQFRELDQATIERYIALEKPLDCAGSFKSEGLGIHLFSALNGRDPNALIGLPTIALGELFREYGVDLLALAE from the coding sequence ATGCACATTATTTTAGCCTCCACCTCGCCCTATCGCCGCCACATTTTACACAATTTGCGCTTAAACGTGCGCACAGCAGCGCCAAACATCGATGAAACCCCATTAGAAGATGAACCCCCACAAGCTTTAGTGGCTCGTCTGGCAGCGTTAAAGGCACAAGCTATTGAGGCACCCGAGTCAGCGTTTGTGATCGGCTCCGACCAAGTCGCGACCCTTGATAATGCCATCCTCGGTAAACCACACACCGTAGAACGCGCCCAAGCGCAGCTACAGAAATTCAGTGGCCGAGAAGTGGTGTTTTATACCGGGCTCTGTGTGCGCCAGGGCACCACGATTCGCACCATTGTTGAGCCTTTTTCTGTGCAGTTTCGCGAGCTTGATCAGGCAACGATTGAGCGTTATATCGCCCTCGAAAAACCGCTAGATTGCGCTGGCAGCTTCAAATCAGAAGGCCTTGGCATTCATCTTTTTTCTGCACTCAATGGACGCGATCCCAATGCGCTGATTGGCCTGCCGACGATCGCCCTTGGCGAACTATTTCGTGAGTACGGCGTTGATCTGCTCGCCCTTGCCGAATAA
- a CDS encoding lysophospholipid acyltransferase family protein gives MTNKQQTTNHSENRRGYLYPRYWGHWLLLGVLRLLTLLPHHLRLRVGGWLGRGVLGLLKYRREISAINIAKAFPEYSEQERKALLKSFSENMGRGVIESAMAWFSSDEQLEKRTTFSADPDSLALINNPDVPVILVGIHSTMLELGLRLLGLHIDAAGMYKPLHDDFFNYWLKEHRASSATDMVHYQDMRLTLKLLKNGGNIWYALDQDMGPRVSVYAPFFGINTASVNILPKLRERSGAHWIPVFMWREDDGNYSVRVAEEIKPQDNDTDEAVMTRVNAAYEQEIRRYPAQYYWLHRRFKHTADGAPHEYPKR, from the coding sequence ATGACAAACAAACAACAAACAACAAATCATTCTGAGAATCGACGCGGTTACTTATACCCTCGTTATTGGGGGCATTGGTTATTACTCGGTGTGCTGCGATTATTGACCCTGTTGCCGCATCATTTGCGTTTGCGCGTAGGTGGTTGGCTTGGCCGTGGCGTGCTTGGACTGCTTAAGTATCGCCGCGAAATCAGCGCGATCAATATTGCTAAAGCCTTTCCCGAATATAGCGAGCAGGAGCGCAAGGCGCTGCTCAAAAGCTTTAGTGAAAATATGGGGCGAGGAGTGATTGAAAGTGCGATGGCGTGGTTTTCCAGCGATGAACAATTAGAAAAACGCACGACTTTTAGCGCGGACCCTGATTCACTAGCGCTCATTAATAACCCTGATGTGCCGGTTATCTTAGTCGGTATTCATAGCACCATGCTTGAACTGGGGCTGCGTTTGCTTGGGCTTCATATAGACGCCGCCGGGATGTATAAACCGCTGCACGATGATTTTTTCAATTATTGGCTGAAAGAACACCGCGCCAGTTCGGCAACCGATATGGTGCATTATCAAGACATGCGCCTGACCTTAAAACTCTTAAAAAACGGTGGCAATATCTGGTATGCGCTTGATCAGGATATGGGGCCACGGGTAAGCGTTTACGCACCATTTTTTGGTATTAATACGGCCAGTGTGAATATTTTGCCGAAGCTTCGTGAGCGTAGTGGGGCGCACTGGATTCCGGTATTCATGTGGCGAGAAGATGACGGCAATTATAGCGTGCGAGTCGCCGAAGAAATCAAGCCCCAAGACAACGACACCGATGAGGCGGTAATGACACGGGTTAACGCGGCCTATGAGCAAGAAATCCGTCGTTATCCTGCGCAATATTATTGGTTACATCGTCGTTTTAAACATACCGCTGATGGTGCACCGCATGAATACCCTAAACGCTAA
- a CDS encoding TRAP transporter small permease: MIKFLHRSEEALLCLLLASLTILGCCDAIFRQTGTTALWMEEALKWNAAWFVLFGASFGVRTGSHIGLTVLTDRISHPNIKKIIGLIAVAVCIAYTAIFLTSSWEYVQRQYKIGFDIVDIPVKQWIPYTGLLVGFALLFWRFLVLGINILLGRTSGFAYADEAKESVEHLAQPNSTEQQV; this comes from the coding sequence GTGATTAAATTTCTTCACCGCAGCGAGGAAGCGCTGCTTTGTTTATTGCTCGCCAGCCTGACCATCCTTGGTTGTTGTGATGCCATTTTCCGCCAAACTGGCACCACTGCTTTGTGGATGGAAGAGGCGCTGAAATGGAACGCGGCATGGTTTGTGTTATTTGGTGCATCTTTTGGCGTGCGTACTGGATCACATATCGGTTTGACCGTTCTGACTGATCGCATCAGCCACCCCAACATCAAAAAAATCATCGGTTTGATTGCAGTTGCTGTGTGTATCGCCTATACGGCGATTTTCTTAACCAGTTCATGGGAATACGTGCAACGTCAATACAAAATCGGTTTTGACATTGTCGATATTCCAGTCAAACAATGGATTCCTTATACCGGTCTTCTCGTGGGCTTTGCCTTACTGTTTTGGCGATTTTTAGTGCTCGGGATCAATATCCTGCTGGGTCGGACTTCTGGCTTCGCCTACGCTGATGAAGCAAAAGAAAGCGTTGAGCACCTTGCGCAACCTAATTCCACGGAGCAACAAGTATGA
- a CDS encoding TRAP transporter substrate-binding protein, whose translation MKKLLLSAAIMAISASALAQTTIKYSHVVANDTPKGQSALKFKELLEERSNGEFLVEVFPNSQLYNDDKVLEALLLGDVQIAAPSVSKLNRLTKKLQLFDLPFLFKDMDAVTCFQESDAGQELLHSIDGKGLMGLGYIHNGLKQFSASVPVRVPADVDGKKFRIMSSDVLAAQYQAVNAIPVKKPFSEVFTLLQTKAIDGQESPWSNTFSQKFYEVQPYITVSNHGLLDYMVITSNEFWGSLSEEDQKMVSEAMSEAIAYGNDLAAEINERDRKTIAESGRSEIIELTPEERQQWVDAMRPVWAQFEEEIGAELISTAEACNK comes from the coding sequence ATGAAAAAGCTACTGTTAAGTGCCGCCATTATGGCAATCAGCGCCTCAGCACTCGCGCAAACCACGATTAAATATTCTCATGTGGTTGCCAATGACACACCAAAAGGACAATCCGCGCTAAAGTTTAAAGAGCTGCTCGAAGAGCGTTCAAATGGTGAATTTTTGGTGGAAGTTTTCCCAAATTCACAGCTCTATAATGATGATAAAGTTTTAGAAGCACTGCTTCTAGGCGACGTACAGATCGCTGCCCCATCAGTATCTAAACTCAATCGTTTAACCAAAAAATTGCAGCTCTTTGATCTGCCATTCTTGTTTAAAGATATGGACGCGGTTACCTGCTTCCAGGAAAGCGATGCTGGGCAAGAATTACTGCACAGTATTGATGGTAAAGGCTTGATGGGTTTGGGTTATATCCACAACGGTCTCAAGCAGTTCTCAGCGAGTGTTCCGGTACGTGTTCCTGCTGATGTTGACGGTAAGAAGTTCCGCATCATGTCTTCAGATGTACTCGCGGCGCAATACCAGGCAGTTAATGCGATCCCGGTGAAAAAGCCATTCTCTGAAGTCTTTACCCTGTTGCAGACCAAAGCGATTGATGGCCAGGAAAGCCCATGGTCAAATACGTTCTCGCAGAAGTTCTACGAAGTTCAGCCGTATATCACCGTCTCTAACCACGGTCTACTCGACTATATGGTGATCACTTCAAACGAATTCTGGGGTTCTTTATCTGAAGAAGATCAGAAGATGGTTAGCGAAGCGATGAGCGAAGCCATTGCCTACGGTAATGACTTAGCTGCTGAGATTAACGAACGCGACCGTAAAACGATTGCTGAAAGTGGTCGTAGCGAAATTATCGAGCTGACTCCTGAAGAGCGCCAGCAATGGGTTGACGCCATGCGTCCGGTGTGGGCACAGTTTGAAGAAGAAATTGGCGCAGAGCTTATTTCTACCGCTGAAGCCTGCAATAAATAA
- the sppA gene encoding signal peptide peptidase SppA has translation MTYDEEHALAQVAQEAITELRRRRRWKIFFRLIWLLIFIAIAVRLFVPNKGEDASPFANAHVAVVEIDGVISAGMEANAEDINEVLDRAFAAVDAKAVVLDINSPGGSPVQSGQVYRHIQALKADNDKPLYAVINDVGASGAYYIAAVADEIYADPASIVGSIGVISQSIGVQDLLDNIGVESRTFTSGEHKDFLSPAAPLKSDEVAHMNQVLNDVHQQFIDAVEAGRGDRLVDPESNQLFSGLFWSGAQAEELGLVDGLASLRELVDERYGQEMPVVVYSPDLTPWQQLTRDLKSSVTQQINTLFGKGEQINAVLTK, from the coding sequence GTGACCTATGATGAAGAACATGCGCTCGCACAAGTTGCGCAAGAAGCGATAACTGAGCTGCGTCGCCGCCGGCGCTGGAAGATCTTTTTCCGCCTGATCTGGCTGTTGATCTTTATCGCCATTGCTGTGCGTCTTTTTGTACCCAATAAAGGTGAAGATGCCTCACCTTTTGCTAATGCGCATGTCGCGGTGGTTGAGATTGATGGGGTGATTAGCGCTGGCATGGAAGCGAACGCTGAGGATATTAACGAAGTGCTCGATCGTGCGTTTGCAGCGGTTGATGCCAAAGCTGTGGTGCTTGACATTAATTCTCCTGGCGGCTCACCGGTTCAATCAGGGCAGGTTTACCGCCATATACAGGCGCTAAAAGCTGATAACGATAAACCGCTTTATGCCGTGATTAATGATGTTGGCGCATCGGGCGCGTATTATATTGCCGCAGTCGCTGATGAGATTTATGCTGATCCGGCGAGTATTGTTGGCTCTATCGGCGTCATTTCGCAATCGATAGGCGTGCAAGATTTATTAGACAATATTGGTGTAGAGTCGCGTACCTTTACTTCCGGTGAGCACAAAGACTTCCTAAGCCCGGCTGCGCCACTAAAAAGCGATGAAGTCGCGCATATGAACCAAGTGCTTAATGACGTACATCAGCAGTTTATCGATGCGGTCGAAGCCGGGCGCGGCGATCGCCTGGTAGATCCTGAAAGCAATCAACTCTTTAGTGGGCTGTTTTGGAGCGGCGCGCAGGCTGAAGAACTTGGCTTGGTTGATGGTTTAGCTTCACTTCGTGAATTGGTTGATGAGCGCTATGGCCAAGAGATGCCTGTAGTGGTGTATTCGCCGGATCTCACGCCTTGGCAGCAATTGACGCGTGATCTAAAAAGCAGTGTGACCCAGCAGATTAATACATTATTCGGCAAGGGCGAGCAGATCAACGCCGTACTCACGAAATAG
- a CDS encoding cytochrome c5 family protein encodes MTATQEKNGIPRFVKWIIFVAFIFMPIFLVLPFFFWGNTDPTITIAEENMIATRTAPVGSVNVASEQQSTAESAPESSTQSDSPSTETAAASFDPQATYDSICAVCHANDMLGAPVFGEAADWQARLDNAGSLDALVQSGITGVAAMPPKGGAAISDEQFHDMVVFMLDHSGVSVQ; translated from the coding sequence ATGACAGCAACTCAAGAAAAAAACGGTATTCCACGTTTCGTTAAATGGATTATCTTTGTCGCCTTTATTTTTATGCCAATCTTTTTGGTTTTACCTTTCTTCTTTTGGGGAAATACGGATCCTACCATCACAATCGCAGAAGAGAATATGATTGCTACACGCACAGCGCCAGTGGGTAGCGTGAATGTAGCAAGTGAACAACAAAGCACAGCAGAAAGCGCTCCAGAATCAAGCACTCAATCTGATAGCCCAAGCACAGAAACTGCCGCTGCTTCATTCGATCCACAAGCCACTTACGATAGTATCTGCGCAGTTTGCCACGCGAATGATATGTTAGGTGCACCAGTATTTGGTGAAGCTGCGGATTGGCAAGCGCGTTTGGACAACGCAGGCTCATTAGATGCTTTAGTACAGTCAGGGATTACTGGCGTCGCTGCTATGCCACCTAAAGGCGGCGCAGCAATCAGTGATGAACAATTCCATGATATGGTTGTCTTTATGCTTGATCATTCTGGTGTCTCAGTACAATAG